A genomic region of Falco rusticolus isolate bFalRus1 chromosome 20, bFalRus1.pri, whole genome shotgun sequence contains the following coding sequences:
- the LRRTM4 gene encoding leucine-rich repeat transmembrane neuronal protein 4 isoform X2 gives MGFHLIKQLRGMSVLLVLLPMVLFVMLAGAQRACPKNCRCDGKIVYCESHAFRDIPQNISGGSQGLSLRYNSIQKLKSNQFAGLNQLIWLYLDHNYISSVDEDAFQGIRRLKELILSSNKITHLHNKTFHPVPNLRNLDLSYNKLQVLQSEQFKGLRKLLILHLRSNSLKTVPIRVFQDCRNLDFLDLGYNRLRSLSRNAFAGLLKLTELHLEHNQFSKINFAHFPRLFNLRSIYLQWNRIRSISQGLTWTWSSLHNLDLSGNDITGVEPGTFQCLPNLQKLNLDSNKLTNISQETINTWISLISITLSGNMWECTRSICPLFTWLKNFKGNKESTMICAGPKHIQGEKVSDAVETYNICAEIQVVVTERSYQAPKTPQRPVFIPKPTVSKLESNQPTSVMPSPSADLPTPGVEPEYEHVSFHKIIAGSVALFLSVAMILLVIYVSWKRYPASMKQLQQHTLMKRRRKKARESERQMNSPLQEYYVDYKPTNSETMDVSVNGSGPCTYTISGSRECEV, from the exons ATGG GTTTCCATTTAATTAAGCAGCTGAGAGGCATGAGTGTGTTGTTAGTGCTACTTCCTATGGTGCTGTTTGTTATGCTTGCGGGGGCTCAGCGAGCTTGCCCCAAGAACTGCAGATGCGATGGCAAGATTGTGTACTGCGAATCCCATGCATTCAGAGACATCCCTCAGAATATTTCTGGAGGGTCTCAAGGCTTATCGTTACGGTACAACAGCATTCAGAAGCTTAAATCAAATCAGTTTGCGGGCCTGAATCAGCTCATATGGCTTTATCTTGACCATAATTACATCAGCTCCGTGGATGAGGATGCGTTTCAGGGGATCCGCAGGCTGAAGGAATTAATTCTGAGCTCCAACAAAATTACCCATCTGCACAACAAAACGTTTCACCCAGTCCCCAACCTCCGCAATCTGGACCTCTCTTACAACAAGTTGCAGGTGCTGCAGTCTGAGCAGTTCAAGGGCCTTCGTAAACTCTTGATCTTGCATTTGCGGTCTAACTCGCTGAAAACCGTGCCGATCCGAGTTTTCCAAGACTGCCGAAACCTTGACTTCCTGGATTTGGGCTACAACCGCCTGCGGAGCTTATCCCGTAACGCTTTCGCTGGCCTTTTGAAGTTGACAGAGCTCCACTTGGAGCACAACCAGTTTTCTAAGATCAATTTTGCCCACTTTCCACGCCTCTTCAACCTCCGCTCGATTTATTTGCAGTGGAATAGGATCCGGTCTATTAGCCAAGGTTTAACGTGGACTTGGAGTTCCTTGCACAACTTGGATTTATCAGGAAATGACATTACAGGGGTAGAGCCTGGAACCTTCCAGTGCCTCCCCAACCTGCAAAAGCTGAACCTGGATTCCAACAAACTCACCAACATCTCTCAGGAGACCATCAATACGTGGATCTCGCTCATCTCCATCACTCTGTCCGGAAATATGTGGGAATGTACTCGAAGCATTTGCCCTCTGTTTACTTGGCTTAAGAATTtcaagggaaataaagaaagCACTATGATATGTGCAGGCCCTAAACACATCCAGGGTGAGAAAGTGAGCGATGCCGTGGAGACATATAATATCTGTGCTGAAATCCAGGTGGTGGTTACTGAAAGATCATACCAGGCACCCAAAACCCCCCAGAGACCCGTCTTCATTCCTAAGCCCACCGTTTCCAAACTTGAAAGCAATCAGCCAACTTCTGTTATGCCAAGCCCTTCCGCAGACCTCCCAACGCCTGGAGTGGAACCCGAGTACGAGCACGTTTCCTTTCACAAAATTATCGCTGGGAGCGTGGCCCTCTTTCTTTCCGTGGCCATGATTTTGTTGGTTATCTACGTGTCGTGGAAGCGCTACCCAGCCAGCATGaaacagctccagcagcacacgCTCATGAAGAGGCGCAGGAAAAAGGCCCGAGAGTCTGAAAGGCAAATGAACTCCCCTTTACAGGAGTATTACGTGGACTACAAGCCAACAAACTCTGAGACCATGGATGTATCGGTTAATGGATCTGGGCCCTGCACGTATACCATCTCTGGCTCCAGGGAATGTGAGGTATGA